From a single Mycolicibacterium moriokaense genomic region:
- a CDS encoding SDR family NAD(P)-dependent oxidoreductase produces the protein MAELRFDGRVAIVTGAGGGLGKSHALLLAARGAKVVVNDVGGSVTGEGSDTGPAELLVSEIRANGGEAAADANSVATPEGGAAIVATAMDNFGRVDIVVNNAGILRDKMFEDMTMDLVDPVLDVHLKGAFNVTRPAFAIMQRQGYGRIVSTCSASGILGSPSKANYAAAKTGLIGLTRVLAAEGAAHNIKANALSPIAYTRMLAHSLEGPEADEQLGPDPDAAKEQLTKMFTETLDPGLVSPAVAFLAHEDCPVSGELYTAGGGQVSRWFIGRTAGYFNRGLTIEDVAEHFDEIRDETGYTVMTDPAEEVGQVLTAVTGTATTVK, from the coding sequence ATGGCCGAACTCAGATTCGACGGCAGAGTCGCCATCGTCACCGGTGCCGGTGGGGGACTTGGTAAGTCGCATGCACTGCTGCTCGCTGCCCGCGGTGCAAAGGTAGTCGTCAACGACGTCGGCGGCTCGGTGACCGGCGAGGGTTCCGACACGGGACCCGCCGAGCTGCTGGTCAGCGAGATCAGGGCGAACGGCGGAGAGGCGGCCGCGGACGCCAACAGTGTCGCCACACCCGAAGGCGGTGCGGCGATCGTGGCGACCGCGATGGACAACTTCGGGCGCGTCGACATCGTGGTGAACAACGCTGGGATTCTGCGGGACAAGATGTTCGAGGACATGACGATGGACCTCGTCGATCCGGTCCTCGACGTCCATCTCAAGGGAGCCTTCAACGTAACGCGGCCGGCCTTCGCGATCATGCAGAGGCAGGGCTACGGACGAATAGTCAGCACCTGCTCGGCGTCGGGGATCCTGGGGTCGCCGTCGAAGGCCAACTACGCCGCCGCCAAGACCGGTCTCATCGGACTCACTCGCGTACTCGCCGCGGAGGGGGCGGCACACAACATCAAGGCGAACGCCTTGAGTCCGATCGCCTACACCCGCATGCTCGCGCACTCGCTGGAAGGGCCGGAAGCCGACGAACAACTGGGTCCCGACCCCGACGCTGCGAAAGAGCAGCTGACCAAGATGTTCACCGAAACCCTCGATCCCGGACTCGTTTCGCCCGCGGTCGCATTTCTCGCGCATGAGGATTGTCCGGTGTCGGGCGAGCTCTACACGGCCGGTGGGGGTCAGGTGTCGCGATGGTTCATCGGCAGGACCGCGGGGTACTTCAACCGCGGGCTGACGATCGAAGACGTCGCCGAGCATTTCGACGAGATCCGTGACGAAACCGGCTACACGGTGATGACCGATCCGGCCGAGGAGGTCGGGCAAGTACTCACCGCTGTGACCGGCACTGCCACCACGGTGAAATAG
- a CDS encoding CaiB/BaiF CoA transferase family protein: MSVDPTSGAFEGIRVVELAQWVFVPVAGALLADWGADVVRVERLEGDPYRGLATQGIGTDRGGVNLSMALANRGKRSVALDLQHPKGLDVLHELLASADVLLTSLRPGALERLGLSADAVRERHPHLIYARGNGFGIRGPDADEPGYDASAFWARGGVGHILTPPERDYPISQRGAMGDRNGAMALAFGIAAALLKRTRTGTGSVVDVSLLATAMWMLSSDLLAALNGGDVMRNSGRTAVMSPLTATYRTKDDRHIQLMFLQGDRYWKEFCRTIGRPDLAEDERFVDIPRRRANGAACVAELDAVFATKTLAEWKDVLASMDAPWSPIQSIEEVIEDPQVIANSYIGEVEMDDGTSYRLPSVPVQFDGQPPPLRRAPEHGEHTEAVLVELGYDWDRITELAEAGVIP, translated from the coding sequence ATGAGCGTAGACCCGACCTCCGGCGCATTCGAGGGCATCCGCGTCGTCGAACTCGCGCAGTGGGTGTTCGTCCCCGTCGCCGGGGCGCTGCTCGCGGACTGGGGCGCCGACGTCGTTCGCGTCGAGCGCCTCGAGGGCGACCCCTATAGGGGATTGGCGACCCAGGGTATCGGAACGGATCGCGGTGGCGTGAATCTCTCGATGGCACTTGCCAATCGGGGCAAGCGGTCGGTTGCGCTCGACCTGCAACACCCGAAGGGTCTCGACGTGCTGCACGAGCTGCTCGCATCGGCCGATGTGCTGCTCACCAGCCTGCGACCCGGCGCGTTGGAGCGGCTCGGCCTCAGCGCGGATGCGGTCCGTGAGCGGCATCCCCATCTTATCTACGCGCGCGGCAACGGGTTCGGCATCCGCGGGCCCGACGCCGACGAACCCGGCTATGACGCCTCGGCGTTCTGGGCACGTGGCGGCGTCGGGCACATTCTCACCCCGCCCGAACGGGACTATCCGATCAGCCAGCGCGGCGCGATGGGGGACCGCAACGGTGCGATGGCGCTTGCGTTCGGCATCGCCGCCGCACTGCTCAAGCGCACGCGCACCGGCACCGGTTCGGTGGTGGACGTATCGCTGCTCGCGACGGCGATGTGGATGCTGTCGTCTGATCTGCTTGCTGCGCTCAATGGCGGTGACGTCATGCGTAATTCGGGGCGCACCGCTGTGATGAGCCCGCTGACGGCAACCTACCGCACGAAGGACGACCGCCACATCCAGCTGATGTTCCTTCAGGGGGATCGGTACTGGAAAGAGTTCTGCCGCACAATCGGGCGGCCCGACCTCGCCGAGGACGAACGGTTCGTCGACATCCCCCGCCGGCGAGCGAACGGTGCGGCATGCGTCGCCGAACTCGACGCCGTGTTCGCGACCAAGACGCTGGCCGAGTGGAAGGATGTCCTCGCCTCGATGGATGCGCCGTGGTCACCGATCCAGTCGATCGAGGAAGTCATCGAGGACCCGCAGGTGATCGCGAACTCCTACATCGGCGAGGTCGAGATGGACGATGGCACCAGCTACCGGTTGCCTTCGGTGCCAGTGCAATTTGACGGCCAGCCTCCGCCGCTGCGGCGTGCGCCCGAGCACGGTGAGCACACCGAGGCCGTCCTCGTCGAACTCGGCTACGACTGGGACCGCATCACCGAACTCGCCGAGGCCGGCGTGATCCCGTGA
- a CDS encoding Rieske 2Fe-2S domain-containing protein, translated as MWTYAADAASIPPGDAICYLTEKYGPLGIFNSNGEFFCTTDNCTHEVASLSEGFIGGGSVAAGRNWASVQVYC; from the coding sequence GTGTGGACCTACGCCGCGGACGCAGCTTCGATCCCACCCGGCGACGCCATCTGCTACTTGACCGAAAAGTACGGCCCGTTAGGGATTTTCAACTCCAACGGCGAGTTCTTCTGCACCACGGACAACTGCACCCACGAAGTGGCCTCGCTGTCCGAAGGATTCATCGGCGGCGGATCTGTTGCGGCAGGAAGGAATTGGGCTTCAGTCCAAGTATATTGCTGA
- a CDS encoding thiolase family protein: protein MGVGDMIRSKVAIVGYAQSTIERRADRPLGAIAVDTARAAVADAGLSVDAVDGFVSSSLLPAAGGHQVVDGVSTVSSTWLARSLSASPRYVAGFDGIGQVSGSVAMAVNAVISGAADYVLVHRALHNPAGSYHGNAMREARGATQWTAPQGFFGPLAMIALPYNEYLQRFGARRESMAAVVTEARKNGARLPWSYWRDRPLTVGDYLAEPTLVDPVCRLDCDIPVDGVAAFVLTSAERAKDLPNRPVYVAGYAGSPGAPRRLPLHWPLDDILDGGAETARRLWAQTGLSIGDVDLPQVYDGFSPFVWFWLEVLGVCPVGEAHRFVESGGIDADKPGAVPALSGGGALGNGRMHGVPQMLECYLQLARRAGERQRDVSIGIACQASPHFGGVVAYSSAPI, encoded by the coding sequence ATGGGAGTTGGCGACATGATCCGCAGCAAGGTCGCGATCGTCGGCTACGCACAGAGCACGATCGAACGGCGCGCCGACCGCCCGCTCGGTGCCATCGCCGTCGACACCGCGCGGGCCGCCGTCGCCGACGCGGGGCTGTCGGTGGACGCGGTGGACGGGTTCGTCAGCTCGAGCCTGCTGCCTGCGGCGGGTGGCCATCAGGTGGTCGACGGGGTCAGCACGGTGTCGTCGACGTGGCTTGCACGCAGTCTGTCGGCGTCGCCCCGGTACGTCGCCGGCTTCGACGGCATCGGTCAGGTCAGTGGGTCGGTCGCGATGGCAGTCAACGCGGTGATCAGCGGTGCCGCCGACTACGTCCTCGTCCACCGGGCGTTGCACAACCCCGCCGGCAGTTACCACGGCAACGCGATGCGCGAGGCGCGCGGCGCCACACAATGGACTGCGCCACAGGGGTTTTTCGGCCCGTTGGCGATGATCGCACTGCCCTACAACGAGTATCTGCAGCGCTTCGGCGCACGGCGGGAGTCGATGGCCGCCGTCGTGACGGAGGCCCGCAAGAACGGTGCACGCCTACCGTGGTCGTACTGGCGGGACCGGCCGCTGACGGTCGGCGATTACCTCGCCGAACCGACACTGGTCGATCCGGTCTGCCGGTTGGACTGCGACATCCCGGTCGACGGCGTCGCCGCTTTCGTCCTGACGTCCGCAGAACGCGCCAAGGATCTGCCGAATCGGCCGGTGTACGTCGCCGGCTATGCGGGCAGTCCCGGTGCGCCCCGCCGACTGCCCTTGCACTGGCCGCTCGACGACATCCTGGACGGGGGCGCAGAGACCGCGCGACGGCTCTGGGCGCAAACAGGTTTGAGCATCGGCGACGTCGACCTGCCGCAGGTGTATGACGGCTTCTCGCCGTTCGTCTGGTTCTGGCTCGAGGTGCTGGGAGTGTGCCCGGTCGGGGAGGCGCATCGCTTCGTCGAGTCAGGCGGCATCGACGCCGACAAACCCGGCGCGGTCCCGGCACTGTCCGGTGGCGGTGCGTTGGGCAACGGCCGCATGCACGGCGTGCCCCAGATGCTCGAGTGCTACCTGCAGTTGGCGCGCCGCGCGGGCGAGCGACAGCGCGACGTGTCGATCGGAATCGCCTGCCAGGCATCGCCGCACTTTGGCGGCGTCGTTGCCTATTCCTCCGCGCCGATATAG
- a CDS encoding Zn-ribbon domain-containing OB-fold protein, with protein sequence MTRPLPVPDESSAPYWEAAARHVLTVARCRHCGTLALPPDVVCMACGSTEPRYEFTAVSGRGTVRSWTVVRQSFLPGFEVPFVLVDVELTEQKGLRVIGRLLDGLDADLRLGADVRVAFEDLADGIAVPAWELAT encoded by the coding sequence GTGACGCGCCCGCTGCCGGTGCCCGACGAATCGTCGGCGCCCTACTGGGAAGCCGCCGCCCGGCACGTGCTGACCGTGGCCCGCTGCAGGCACTGCGGCACGCTCGCGTTGCCGCCGGATGTCGTGTGCATGGCCTGTGGGTCGACCGAACCCCGTTATGAGTTCACCGCGGTCAGTGGCCGCGGCACGGTGCGGTCCTGGACCGTTGTGCGCCAGTCGTTCCTGCCCGGCTTCGAGGTGCCGTTCGTGCTCGTCGATGTCGAACTCACCGAGCAGAAGGGGCTGCGCGTCATCGGACGCCTGCTCGACGGGTTGGATGCCGACCTGCGTCTCGGTGCCGACGTGCGGGTGGCCTTCGAGGATCTTGCCGACGGAATTGCCGTCCCGGCATGGGAGTTGGCGACATGA
- a CDS encoding phosphotransferase, which translates to MGVAVPEDIDVALSPGWLTQALQPRFPGIEIRAVQRGPVVERLSTNARFIVDYDGDFDLPRHLCIKGYFSELGRHIAHVGEPEAYFYRDLAVVSGIRTLHCVYADVHPDSRHGVVITRDEAAAGGDFLDGNSPFDVDQAADALTELARLHATTWRAQMWADATWLQPRLGAAVKAWGAARTLEIMSANLNGPNGLGAPPAVRDAGQLLAAHSRVSGRTPDGNAQWCVIHGDAHVGNIMVDAERRPWMVDWQLVQRGFWDVDVGYLIAATLSPDLRRASERDLLHHYLDALAAQGISTMPFGEAWAAITNGMIHGFFLWSITTKVKPDVIAVLLERLGTAVTDHVGTAAR; encoded by the coding sequence ATGGGCGTTGCGGTTCCCGAAGACATCGACGTCGCGCTGTCGCCGGGGTGGCTGACGCAGGCGCTACAGCCGCGGTTCCCTGGTATCGAGATCCGTGCGGTGCAGCGGGGTCCGGTGGTCGAACGACTGTCGACCAATGCGCGGTTCATTGTCGACTACGACGGCGATTTCGACCTGCCGCGGCACCTGTGCATCAAAGGCTACTTCAGTGAGTTGGGCCGTCACATCGCGCACGTCGGAGAACCGGAGGCCTACTTCTACCGCGACCTCGCCGTCGTATCGGGTATCAGGACGCTGCACTGCGTGTACGCCGATGTGCATCCGGACAGCAGACACGGTGTCGTCATCACCCGCGACGAGGCCGCCGCAGGCGGCGACTTCCTCGACGGCAATAGTCCGTTCGACGTCGATCAGGCCGCCGATGCCCTGACCGAGCTCGCGCGGCTGCACGCCACCACCTGGCGCGCGCAGATGTGGGCAGACGCGACGTGGCTGCAGCCGCGGCTGGGCGCGGCGGTCAAGGCCTGGGGTGCGGCCCGCACTCTGGAGATCATGTCGGCGAATCTCAACGGGCCCAACGGTCTTGGTGCACCTCCTGCCGTGCGCGACGCCGGACAACTACTTGCTGCGCACAGCAGGGTCAGCGGCCGCACGCCGGATGGCAACGCACAGTGGTGCGTCATTCACGGCGACGCGCACGTCGGCAACATCATGGTCGACGCCGAAAGACGTCCGTGGATGGTCGACTGGCAGCTCGTGCAACGCGGCTTCTGGGACGTCGACGTGGGGTATCTGATCGCAGCGACCCTGTCTCCGGACCTGCGGCGCGCGTCCGAACGAGACCTGCTGCACCACTATCTCGATGCACTTGCCGCCCAAGGAATCTCGACGATGCCATTCGGCGAGGCCTGGGCGGCGATCACCAACGGCATGATTCACGGCTTCTTTCTGTGGTCGATCACCACGAAGGTCAAACCCGACGTCATCGCGGTGCTGCTCGAACGCCTCGGCACCGCGGTGACCGACCATGTAGGAACGGCGGCACGATGA
- a CDS encoding AMP-binding protein, producing the protein MPAELRVRYESEGWWTSDTLGDLLSRALADQPDCAFWVHSAVRPYEGTFADVELVARRLAAGLRSRGVGPGDVIALQLPNWMEAAATFWASTLLGAVVVPIVHFYGPKELGYILRTARPKVFITAEEFGRMSYQPEVSAGVPIVAVVDRDFDELLAPEPMQGTVETDASAPALIAFTSGTTRDPKGVVHTHQTLGFELRQIDDSHPRNTAGMVMPLPVGHFIGMLGGLLRPVLEGLPIHLCDAWDPALVLKLMLRHGVRFGGGPAYFITSLLDHPDFTDEHLQWMSYLGLGGSAIPVAVTRRLTDLGLLVTRSYGSTEHPSITASRADAPVDKRLCTDGDARLGVEIRLAPDGEILSRGPDMCIGYLDPALTEKAFDADGWYHTGDIGVLDDDGYLTITDRKADVIIRGGENVSALEVEEALLAMPQIAEAVVVAGPDEAFGERVVAVLRLRPGETMPTRDDVRTHFAALGLARQKWPEELRQVDDYPRTASGKVQKYLVRQQIRENS; encoded by the coding sequence ATGCCCGCGGAGCTGCGGGTTCGGTACGAATCCGAGGGGTGGTGGACATCGGACACTCTCGGCGATCTGTTGTCCAGGGCCCTCGCGGACCAACCCGACTGCGCGTTCTGGGTGCACTCCGCGGTCCGGCCATACGAGGGCACGTTCGCCGACGTCGAACTCGTCGCGCGCCGACTGGCAGCCGGTCTGCGGTCCCGTGGGGTGGGGCCCGGCGATGTGATTGCGCTGCAGCTGCCGAACTGGATGGAGGCGGCGGCGACGTTCTGGGCGTCGACGCTGCTGGGTGCGGTTGTCGTGCCCATCGTGCACTTCTACGGCCCCAAGGAACTCGGCTACATACTGCGCACCGCGCGGCCGAAGGTGTTCATCACCGCCGAGGAATTCGGGCGGATGTCCTACCAGCCCGAGGTGAGCGCGGGCGTGCCGATCGTGGCGGTGGTGGACCGCGATTTCGACGAGCTGCTTGCGCCCGAACCGATGCAAGGCACCGTCGAAACCGATGCTTCGGCGCCTGCGCTCATTGCGTTCACCTCGGGAACGACGCGCGACCCCAAAGGCGTTGTGCACACCCATCAGACGCTGGGTTTCGAGCTCCGTCAGATCGACGACAGCCACCCGAGAAACACGGCTGGCATGGTGATGCCGCTGCCGGTCGGCCACTTCATCGGCATGCTCGGCGGGCTGTTGCGCCCGGTGCTGGAGGGCTTGCCCATCCACCTGTGCGATGCCTGGGATCCGGCCCTCGTGCTGAAGCTGATGCTGCGGCACGGCGTCCGATTCGGCGGTGGGCCAGCGTATTTCATCACCAGCCTGCTGGACCACCCGGACTTCACCGACGAACATCTGCAGTGGATGTCGTACCTGGGGCTGGGCGGATCGGCGATCCCGGTGGCGGTCACGCGACGATTGACCGACCTGGGCCTGCTGGTCACTCGGTCCTACGGCAGTACCGAACACCCGTCGATCACCGCGTCTCGCGCCGACGCGCCCGTGGACAAACGGTTGTGCACCGACGGAGACGCCCGCCTGGGCGTCGAGATCCGTCTCGCACCGGACGGCGAGATACTGTCCCGTGGGCCGGACATGTGCATCGGTTATCTCGATCCGGCGTTGACCGAGAAGGCGTTTGACGCCGACGGCTGGTATCACACCGGGGATATCGGCGTACTCGACGACGACGGCTACCTCACGATCACCGACCGCAAGGCCGACGTGATCATCCGCGGCGGCGAGAACGTCAGCGCGCTCGAGGTGGAGGAGGCGCTGCTCGCGATGCCGCAGATCGCCGAGGCAGTCGTGGTCGCAGGTCCCGACGAAGCCTTCGGGGAGCGGGTGGTGGCGGTCCTGAGACTCCGGCCCGGCGAGACGATGCCCACCCGTGATGACGTCCGCACCCACTTCGCAGCGCTCGGACTGGCCCGGCAGAAATGGCCGGAGGAACTGCGGCAGGTGGACGACTACCCGCGCACGGCGAGCGGCAAGGTGCAGAAATATCTGGTGCGACAACAGATTCGCGAAAACAGCTAA
- a CDS encoding mycofactocin-coupled SDR family oxidoreductase: MTGRVEGKVAFVTGAARGQGRSHAVRLAEEGADIIAVDICRQIENTTSGSTPDDLAETADLVKAQGRRIVTAEVDVCDFDALQAAVDSGVEQLGRLDIIVANAGIGTPGAMLDEMDESRWQQMLDVNLTGVWKSVKTGVPHIKAGGRGGSVILTSSVGGLKAYPHVGHYVSAKHGVVGLMRTFAVELGQFSIRVNSVHPTHVSTTLLLNESTFRTFRPDLENPGPDDMAPICQNFHILPIPWVDAIDVSNAVLFLASDESRYVTGVPLPIDAGSCLK; encoded by the coding sequence TTGACTGGACGGGTGGAAGGCAAAGTCGCCTTCGTCACCGGAGCAGCGCGCGGACAGGGTCGCAGCCATGCGGTACGGCTCGCCGAAGAGGGCGCCGACATCATCGCAGTCGACATCTGCCGTCAGATCGAGAACACCACATCGGGCTCGACGCCGGACGATCTCGCAGAGACGGCAGACCTCGTCAAGGCACAGGGCCGCCGCATCGTCACAGCCGAGGTCGACGTGTGCGACTTCGACGCGCTGCAGGCCGCGGTCGACAGCGGGGTCGAACAACTCGGCCGCCTCGACATCATCGTGGCCAACGCGGGCATCGGCACGCCGGGAGCGATGCTCGACGAGATGGACGAGTCGCGCTGGCAGCAGATGCTCGATGTCAACCTCACCGGCGTGTGGAAGTCGGTGAAGACCGGTGTGCCGCACATCAAGGCAGGCGGACGTGGCGGATCGGTGATCCTGACGAGTTCGGTGGGCGGCCTGAAGGCGTACCCGCACGTCGGCCACTACGTGAGCGCGAAACACGGTGTCGTTGGGCTGATGCGCACGTTCGCCGTTGAGCTGGGCCAGTTCTCGATCCGGGTGAACTCGGTGCACCCGACGCACGTGAGCACCACGCTGCTGCTCAACGAGTCGACGTTCCGGACCTTCCGGCCGGACCTGGAGAACCCTGGACCCGACGACATGGCGCCGATCTGCCAGAACTTCCACATCCTGCCGATCCCGTGGGTCGACGCCATCGACGTCAGCAACGCCGTACTGTTCCTGGCATCCGACGAGTCGCGCTACGTCACCGGGGTACCACTTCCCATCGACGCGGGCAGCTGCTTGAAGTAG
- a CDS encoding class I adenylate-forming enzyme family protein, which produces MDKPDEGVPYGTRLTELASERPDDAVVTTVAPDGTERTITLGQLEAGANQWGRELAERGATVGAYVALIVPNSIELVLAAYGCWKIGAVPIPVRWDLPEWERSRLVEAISPAVLIDEAICSAFAAAAARQPDSALPEVVTPMTSGICSSGSTGMPKVILDTQPALWTELKTQPFMAVWTPVPRPQRILVPAPMYHTNGFNTLFYILGGDRLVVLEKFDAELFLDVIEKHRITNFTATPTMLSRVARVPGVGERDLSSVVWMLQGAAVMPAALLETWFKLLNPEQILMAYGMTENFGLTVLRGDEWLEHRGSTGRGFRDTEIKILDADGNEVPTGELGEIYMRSPIRELYRYIGGAQPLPSTPDGFHTGGDIGRVDEDGYLYVTDRRVDMIVTGGANVFPAEVEAALAEHDDIVDVVVLGLKDPEWGRRVHAVVQLADPANPLTEQQVIDYAKSKLASYKAPKTVEFVAEIPRSAATKVSRSAMVEARGG; this is translated from the coding sequence GTGGACAAGCCCGACGAGGGCGTGCCGTACGGCACCCGACTGACAGAGCTGGCCTCGGAGCGCCCCGACGACGCCGTGGTGACCACCGTTGCGCCTGACGGCACCGAACGCACCATCACACTCGGTCAATTGGAGGCGGGAGCCAACCAGTGGGGCCGTGAGCTGGCGGAGCGCGGTGCGACGGTGGGTGCGTATGTTGCGCTGATCGTCCCGAATTCGATTGAACTCGTCCTCGCCGCGTATGGCTGCTGGAAGATCGGTGCGGTGCCGATCCCGGTGCGCTGGGATCTACCCGAATGGGAACGCTCGAGACTGGTGGAGGCGATCTCTCCGGCTGTCCTCATCGACGAAGCGATCTGTTCCGCGTTCGCCGCAGCTGCTGCGCGCCAACCCGATTCCGCTCTGCCTGAGGTCGTCACACCGATGACCAGTGGCATCTGCAGCAGCGGTTCGACTGGCATGCCGAAGGTCATTCTCGATACTCAGCCCGCGCTGTGGACTGAGCTGAAGACGCAACCGTTCATGGCGGTTTGGACGCCGGTGCCGCGTCCGCAAAGGATTCTGGTTCCTGCGCCGATGTACCACACCAACGGTTTCAACACATTGTTCTACATTCTCGGTGGCGATCGGCTGGTGGTTCTGGAGAAGTTCGACGCCGAGCTGTTCCTGGACGTCATCGAAAAGCATCGGATCACCAACTTCACTGCGACGCCGACCATGCTGTCCCGCGTCGCGCGGGTGCCGGGCGTGGGTGAGCGCGACTTGTCCAGCGTGGTGTGGATGCTGCAGGGTGCCGCGGTCATGCCCGCAGCCCTCTTGGAGACATGGTTCAAACTGCTGAACCCGGAACAGATTCTGATGGCGTATGGCATGACGGAGAACTTCGGTCTGACGGTGCTGCGCGGCGATGAATGGCTCGAGCACCGCGGCAGCACGGGCCGGGGTTTCCGTGACACCGAGATCAAGATTCTGGACGCTGACGGCAACGAGGTGCCGACGGGTGAGCTCGGCGAGATCTACATGCGGTCGCCGATTCGCGAACTCTATCGGTATATCGGTGGTGCACAGCCACTTCCGTCCACGCCCGACGGGTTTCACACCGGGGGCGACATCGGTCGAGTCGACGAGGACGGCTATCTGTACGTGACAGATCGGCGCGTCGACATGATCGTGACCGGAGGTGCCAACGTTTTCCCGGCCGAAGTGGAGGCCGCGCTCGCCGAACATGACGACATCGTCGACGTCGTGGTCCTTGGTCTGAAGGATCCGGAGTGGGGCAGACGTGTGCACGCCGTCGTCCAGCTGGCCGACCCCGCGAATCCGCTGACCGAACAGCAGGTCATCGACTACGCGAAGTCGAAGTTGGCGTCATACAAGGCACCCAAGACGGTCGAGTTCGTCGCTGAGATACCACGAAGTGCCGCAACGAAAGTCAGCCGGTCAGCGATGGTCGAAGCGCGCGGAGGCTGA
- a CDS encoding cytochrome P450, producing MSSPTSTDALLPTVPARRAEACPLAPPPEFTQWRDEPGMRRATNLFLAQPTWVASRYEDIRAALTDPRMSAMTIPDAFTPTGDDDQAPVIFPRTDDPEHNRLRRMLTRDFTARRAKEQGPEIQRLVDDLIDKMIATGPPSDFVRDFALPVPSLVICLLLGVPYEDHDFFQDQSTGALDVTTSEEDKVAAIGTMFGYISQLLERKKREPGDDLLSRLMNDNVANGEMSVATAAMTGFIMLQAGHETTASMIALGTLVLLQHPEAMARLRQSDDPAVALNIVDELLRYLTIVHGPLVDRVATEDMELGGQTIRRGEHVAMNLVAGNWDPDFVDNPEVFDPDRNPRGHLAFGYGVHQCIGHNLARTELQIALTTVARRLPGLALAVPFEELNFMEDQAIYRLETMPVTW from the coding sequence ATGTCGAGTCCAACCTCCACTGACGCCCTACTGCCCACGGTGCCGGCCCGCCGAGCCGAAGCCTGTCCGCTCGCGCCGCCACCCGAATTCACCCAGTGGCGCGATGAGCCCGGGATGCGCAGGGCGACAAACTTGTTCCTGGCACAGCCGACGTGGGTCGCCAGCCGATACGAAGACATCCGGGCCGCGTTGACCGATCCGCGAATGAGCGCGATGACGATTCCCGACGCATTCACCCCGACGGGTGACGACGATCAGGCTCCGGTGATCTTCCCCCGCACCGACGACCCGGAACACAACCGCCTGCGGAGGATGCTGACGCGAGATTTCACAGCCAGACGGGCCAAGGAGCAGGGCCCGGAGATCCAGCGACTCGTCGACGACCTCATCGACAAGATGATCGCCACTGGACCACCATCCGACTTCGTCCGCGACTTTGCACTGCCCGTCCCCTCGTTGGTCATCTGTCTGCTGCTTGGAGTTCCGTACGAGGACCATGACTTCTTCCAAGACCAGAGCACCGGCGCGCTAGACGTCACGACCAGCGAGGAGGACAAGGTCGCGGCGATCGGGACCATGTTCGGTTATATCAGCCAACTGCTGGAGCGAAAGAAACGCGAGCCAGGCGACGATCTCCTGAGCCGGCTGATGAACGACAATGTCGCCAACGGCGAAATGAGCGTCGCCACGGCGGCGATGACCGGTTTCATCATGCTGCAGGCGGGACACGAGACGACGGCGAGCATGATCGCGCTCGGAACCCTCGTTCTGCTACAGCATCCCGAGGCAATGGCGCGTCTGCGTCAATCCGACGATCCCGCCGTCGCGCTGAACATCGTCGACGAACTGCTGCGCTATCTGACAATCGTGCATGGACCGCTGGTCGACCGGGTAGCCACCGAAGACATGGAGTTGGGTGGTCAGACGATCCGGCGCGGCGAACACGTCGCGATGAACCTCGTTGCGGGCAACTGGGATCCCGACTTCGTCGACAATCCCGAGGTGTTCGACCCCGACCGCAACCCTCGTGGGCATCTCGCGTTCGGCTACGGGGTCCACCAGTGCATCGGCCACAACCTGGCGCGCACGGAACTGCAGATCGCATTGACCACCGTCGCGCGCCGTCTGCCGGGCCTCGCGCTCGCAGTGCCGTTCGAGGAGTTGAACTTCATGGAGGATCAGGCGATCTACCGCTTGGAGACGATGCCGGTCACCTGGTAG